From Thermoflexus hugenholtzii JAD2:
TGATCCGGAGCGGGACACCCCAGAGGTTTTGCGGCGCTACGCCCGGGCCCGCAAGGTGGACTTCACGAACTGGGCCTTCCTCACCGGCGATCCCTCCACCATCCGTCATCTGACCGAGGCGCTGGGGATCTACACGGAGCGGGTGTATGTGATCGACGGCACGCCGGCCGCCACGCCCGGCGGAGGCGCCGGGGCGGCGACTTACTTCATCAACCACACGGATCGCATCTTCCTGGTGGACCGTCAGGGGCGGGTGCGGGCGCTGCTGCCTGGGAGCCGGACTGAGCTGCCGGAGGCCATGGAGAAGATCCGCCGGCTGGTGCGGGAGCGGCCGGCCTCCTCAGCGCTGCTTCCGATGCGCGTTGCGTTGAGGAGCTCGTTTTAATAACACTCTGCACAGAGGTGTCGCGATGTCCTGGATCAAGATCTGGCGCGTAGTCTTCGCAGGCGGTCTCCTGTGGACGCTGGTCGCGTGTGGGGCGCCGGGGGCCTCTGGCCCCCAGATCCAAATCGTGGATCCGTGGGCCCGTCCGGGGATGAGCGGGGGGATGTCTATGGGGGAGGGCCATGGCCATGGGGGCCACGGCGGGGCCGCCACCAGCGCGGTGTATTTCGTGGTCCGCAACGAGGGGGATCAGCCAGATGCCTTGATCGGGGCCGCTACGGATGTGGCGGAGACGGTGGAGCTCCATGAGACTCGCATGGAAGGCGACGTGGCCAAGATGCACCCGGTCCCCCGGGTGGAGGTCCCGGCGCGGGGGCAGGTGGAGTTCCGCCCCCG
This genomic window contains:
- a CDS encoding copper chaperone PCu(A)C, which gives rise to MSWIKIWRVVFAGGLLWTLVACGAPGASGPQIQIVDPWARPGMSGGMSMGEGHGHGGHGGAATSAVYFVVRNEGDQPDALIGAATDVAETVELHETRMEGDVAKMHPVPRVEVPARGQVEFRPRGLHVMLIGLRRDLKVGDTFTLTLRFEKSGEKQVTVTVKEMNP
- a CDS encoding SCO family protein codes for the protein MPRGFWLGVGIGLLLVAAAGAVKIALDARAESLPVYMTVPDWPFTDQEGRTFWLGQTRGRVVVLGMIYTHCPDVCPLITARMRELQERVAAEGLSDQVFFVTITFDPERDTPEVLRRYARARKVDFTNWAFLTGDPSTIRHLTEALGIYTERVYVIDGTPAATPGGGAGAATYFINHTDRIFLVDRQGRVRALLPGSRTELPEAMEKIRRLVRERPASSALLPMRVALRSSF